In one Lycium barbarum isolate Lr01 chromosome 7, ASM1917538v2, whole genome shotgun sequence genomic region, the following are encoded:
- the LOC132602295 gene encoding pachytene checkpoint protein 2 homolog has protein sequence MSGPMEISMVNNTSEQNGVVPSLTLPLPLPDDKVVVSVEVCLKPSSTARIDDVRLAVERMLEKRSMSYADGPIPIPIDDLFLAENVQHISVCDTDVWLENRDILLFWQVKPVVHVFQLSEEGPCEELSGDGQLSTFNEWVLPAKEFDGMWESLIYESGLKQRLLRYAASALLFTEKGVNSFLVSWNRIILLHGPPGTGKTSLCKALAQKLSIRFSFRYPQSQLVEVNAHSLFSKWFSESGKLVRFTLHFEITIKLLYSQCSFFFL, from the exons ATGAGTGGTCCAATGGAAATCTCGATGGTCAACAACACCAGCGAACAAAACGGTGTTGTTCCCTCACTCACATTGCCATTGCCATTGCCTGATGATAAAGTTGTCGTTTCCG TTGAAGTTTGCTTGAAGCCTTCAAGTACAGCTCGCATTGATGATGTTAGGTTAGCTGTTGAGAG AATGCTGGAAAAGAGGAGTATGAGCTATGCGGATGGTCCAATTCCAATTCCaattgatgatctctttcttgctGAAAATGTGCAGCACATAAGTGTGTGTGACACAG ATGTCTGGCTGGAGAACCGAGATATCCTTTTGTTCTGGCAAGTAAAGCCAGTCGTTCATGTATTTCAG CTTAGCGAGGAAGGACCATGTGAAGAATTAAGTGGGGATGGCCAGCTTTCTACATTTAATGAATGGGTTCTTCCTGCAAAAGAATTTGATGGAATGTGGGAAAG CTTAATATACGAATCTGGTCTCAAGCAGAGATTGTTGCGATATGCTGCAAGTGCTTTGCTTTTCACTGAAAAGGGAGTTAACTCATTCCTAGTATCCTGGAATCG CATTATTCTTCTGCATGGACCTCCAGGAACAGGAAAGACATCTTTATGCAAAGCATTGGCGCAAAAACTTTCCATACGTTTTAGCTTTAG ATACCCACAAAGCCAACTGGTTGAAGTCAATGCCCATTCATTGTTCAGTAAATGGTTTTCTGAAAGTGGCAAGCTGGTACGTTTCACATTACACTTTGAGATAACTATTAAGCTCTTGTATAGtcaatgttcttttttttttttataa